A region from the Caldicellulosiruptor naganoensis genome encodes:
- a CDS encoding ABC transporter substrate-binding protein — translation MKLKKFFVVMLILAFALTSVIGIVSGFAASSSKSKLPYVKLTWYVIGTPQKDWDLINQKVNEYIKPKLNAEIKMTMFDWGEYNDRMQTKIAAGEPFDICFTAIWTNNYRTNVAKGAFLPLNKPGNDLLSKYAPKTKKLLGDDFIKGASINGILYAIPANKEKAHNWGFIVRMDLVKKYKLQDMFKKVKKLEDLEPYLKVIKQKEPGVYPLGAYAGESPRFLLDWDKVVDDDVPVSLYPNNKSTKIVNELEQPNTKALFKTVRKYYLAGYIRKDAAQVTDWMSDLKAGKVFVMPQSLKPGKDAEMSISTGYEWKQIDITPPVMSTRECIGSMQAINAKSKNPERALMFLELFNTDKYLNNLVNFGIEGQHYVFKDKKKGIIAPGPKAKDYSPGLGWMFGNQFINYIYENEDPNKWKNFEEYNKKALPLLSLGFNFDDSKVKTQVAACKSVWKQYIPLLETGSVDPDKYIPQAIKKFKQAGVDIIIKEAQKQYDEFLKKTGRKK, via the coding sequence GTGAAACTCAAAAAGTTTTTTGTAGTGATGCTCATCTTGGCGTTTGCGTTGACAAGCGTGATTGGCATCGTAAGTGGCTTTGCAGCATCTTCGTCTAAGTCTAAACTTCCTTATGTTAAACTCACATGGTATGTCATCGGTACACCACAGAAAGACTGGGATTTGATTAACCAAAAGGTAAATGAGTACATTAAACCAAAACTCAACGCTGAAATCAAAATGACAATGTTTGACTGGGGCGAGTACAACGACAGAATGCAGACAAAGATTGCAGCTGGTGAGCCATTTGACATCTGTTTTACAGCTATTTGGACAAACAACTACAGAACTAACGTTGCAAAAGGTGCGTTTTTACCACTCAACAAACCAGGAAATGATCTTCTTTCAAAGTATGCACCAAAGACAAAGAAGCTTTTAGGTGATGATTTTATAAAGGGTGCTTCAATTAATGGCATTTTATATGCAATTCCTGCAAACAAAGAAAAGGCTCATAACTGGGGATTTATTGTAAGAATGGACTTGGTAAAGAAGTATAAGCTTCAGGACATGTTCAAAAAAGTTAAGAAGTTAGAAGATTTAGAGCCATATCTGAAGGTCATTAAGCAAAAAGAGCCGGGAGTATATCCATTAGGAGCATATGCAGGTGAGTCTCCAAGATTCTTGCTTGACTGGGATAAGGTTGTAGATGATGATGTTCCAGTTTCACTCTATCCAAATAACAAGAGTACAAAGATAGTAAATGAACTTGAACAGCCAAATACAAAAGCTCTCTTTAAGACAGTAAGAAAGTATTACTTGGCAGGTTACATCAGAAAAGACGCAGCTCAGGTTACAGACTGGATGTCAGATTTGAAGGCAGGAAAAGTATTCGTAATGCCACAGTCTTTAAAACCTGGTAAAGATGCTGAAATGTCAATCTCAACAGGATATGAGTGGAAGCAGATTGACATTACACCACCTGTTATGTCTACAAGAGAGTGTATTGGTTCAATGCAGGCAATAAATGCAAAATCTAAGAATCCTGAAAGAGCACTCATGTTCTTAGAGCTCTTCAACACAGACAAGTATCTAAACAACTTAGTAAACTTTGGTATCGAAGGCCAGCACTACGTATTCAAAGATAAAAAGAAAGGTATTATTGCTCCTGGTCCAAAAGCAAAAGACTACAGCCCAGGTCTTGGTTGGATGTTTGGTAACCAGTTTATAAACTACATCTATGAGAATGAAGACCCGAACAAGTGGAAGAACTTTGAAGAGTATAACAAGAAAGCACTGCCACTTTTGAGCCTTGGGTTTAACTTTGATGACTCAAAGGTTAAGACTCAAGTTGCTGCATGCAAGAGTGTATGGAAACAGTACATTCCACTTCTTGAGACAGGTTCTGTTGACCCAGATAAGTATATACCACAGGCAATCAAGAAGTTTAAACAAGCTGGAGTTGACATTATAATAAAAGAAGCTCAGAAACAATATGATGAGTTCTTAAAGAAGACTGGAAGAAAGAAATAA